A single genomic interval of Mucilaginibacter robiniae harbors:
- a CDS encoding peptidase associated/transthyretin-like domain-containing protein encodes MKVVGILLLMVISGSLLPQDIHVTVRDNITHMPVAQATVKASFNTTLTDAEGKFSLPSFHAGDTVSITHVGYKSYRLLLTRQVFTDTIRVYLEPISVVLRPVTVKGTRNYKKDSIANRRMFASVFTYKAPTVKDMFINNAKLAYTPDNYINNPNNTTTIASVNLLQVLGFFGKKKAPVSKLQKTLIVDEQYKYVSRGFSRQRVMALTPLKGDSLDKFIDKYRPSATQIKMMTDYELMLYIKNSYTEFIKPE; translated from the coding sequence ATGAAAGTTGTGGGCATACTGTTGCTGATGGTAATATCTGGTTCGCTACTGCCCCAAGATATTCACGTAACTGTACGAGATAATATCACCCACATGCCTGTTGCACAGGCTACAGTAAAAGCATCCTTTAATACTACGTTAACCGATGCCGAAGGCAAATTTAGTTTACCAAGCTTTCACGCAGGAGACACCGTAAGTATTACTCATGTAGGCTATAAGTCTTATCGTTTGCTGCTTACACGCCAAGTTTTTACGGATACTATACGAGTGTATCTGGAACCAATTTCGGTAGTGCTGAGACCAGTAACCGTAAAAGGTACCCGTAATTACAAAAAAGATTCGATTGCTAACCGGCGAATGTTTGCCTCAGTATTTACCTACAAAGCTCCTACTGTAAAGGATATGTTTATCAACAATGCCAAGCTCGCGTACACGCCTGATAATTACATCAACAATCCTAACAATACGACAACCATCGCCAGTGTGAATCTTTTGCAGGTACTAGGCTTTTTTGGTAAAAAGAAAGCGCCAGTTTCAAAACTGCAAAAAACATTAATTGTGGATGAACAATACAAATATGTAAGCCGTGGATTTTCGCGCCAGCGGGTCATGGCATTAACACCGCTTAAAGGTGATTCGCTGGATAAGTTTATAGATAAATACCGTCCATCAGCAACGCAGATTAAAATGATGACGGATTATGAGCTAATGCTATATATCAAAAATAGTTATACTGAATTTATTAAACCAGAATAA
- a CDS encoding sensor histidine kinase gives MKSFFFKKIYSPCYTDFQNYYTLQNLEAIRNGSLVFFILNAGIRLFYILFPEGFRHAPNIVPYNITNWIFVSITPLFFIGSQALIKNYRHKSKATVLTLSFTLAFALYIILSGMVCSFIAMHNPRNTLTLYLIGLLSISVLCVFEYLHALLLTITTGAFFTIFLFYVKHDAAERIYNEITSIIVLSTFYLISRYIYTFKANHYNHLNEITQKNSEIEKASRFKTEVLGMVAHDLRNPIGAIESLTMMMELDELDDDMQDNVNMIKASCVKARTIINDLLDVARNEDPSLMELVHLDVNELLLSFVKDWNSRKNSNEVVFIAPDYPLYADINPEKFHRVIDNLVSNAMKFSVDGGKIEIHLHQQNKYIYIEVKDYGMGIPQHMLPYIFDRFSKAGRTGIRGEQSTGLGLSIVRQIVENHHGKIEVSSTENQGSSFKIQLPQPA, from the coding sequence TTGAAATCGTTTTTTTTCAAAAAAATATATTCGCCTTGCTATACTGATTTCCAGAATTATTATACGCTGCAAAATCTGGAAGCTATACGTAATGGCAGCTTGGTATTTTTTATTCTGAATGCCGGCATACGGTTATTTTATATACTTTTTCCTGAAGGATTCAGGCATGCTCCTAACATAGTACCTTATAATATTACCAACTGGATATTTGTAAGCATTACGCCATTGTTTTTTATAGGGAGCCAAGCCTTAATCAAAAACTACAGGCATAAAAGTAAGGCAACTGTTTTAACATTATCCTTTACGCTGGCCTTTGCCTTATACATCATTTTAAGTGGTATGGTATGCAGTTTTATTGCCATGCACAACCCGCGCAACACCTTAACGCTTTACTTAATTGGCTTGTTAAGCATTAGTGTATTATGCGTGTTTGAGTACCTGCATGCACTGTTGCTTACTATAACCACAGGCGCTTTTTTTACCATCTTCCTTTTTTATGTAAAGCATGATGCGGCCGAACGCATTTATAATGAAATTACATCGATTATTGTACTGAGTACGTTTTATCTTATTTCGCGCTACATCTATACCTTTAAAGCCAACCATTATAATCACCTGAACGAAATTACCCAGAAGAATAGCGAGATTGAAAAAGCCAGCCGGTTCAAAACTGAGGTTTTGGGTATGGTCGCTCATGATTTACGCAACCCCATAGGTGCTATTGAATCATTAACCATGATGATGGAGCTGGATGAGTTGGATGATGATATGCAGGATAACGTTAATATGATTAAAGCATCCTGTGTAAAAGCCCGAACGATTATTAATGATTTGTTGGATGTGGCACGTAATGAAGACCCAAGTTTAATGGAACTGGTTCATTTGGATGTGAATGAATTACTGCTAAGCTTTGTAAAGGACTGGAACAGCCGCAAAAACAGCAATGAAGTAGTTTTTATAGCGCCCGATTACCCGCTTTATGCCGATATTAATCCTGAAAAGTTTCATCGGGTGATAGATAATTTGGTAAGTAACGCCATGAAGTTTTCGGTTGATGGTGGCAAGATTGAGATACACCTGCATCAGCAGAATAAGTATATTTACATTGAGGTAAAAGATTACGGTATGGGTATTCCTCAACACATGCTGCCTTATATTTTTGATCGTTTTTCAAAAGCTGGGCGTACCGGTATTCGGGGAGAACAATCAACCGGATTGGGTTTGAGCATTGTGCGGCAAATTGTTGAAAATCATCACGGCAAAATTGAAGTAAGCAGTACCGAAAACCAAGGCTCCTCCTTCAAAATACAGCTTCCACAACCTGCATAA
- a CDS encoding DUF3822 family protein: MNDTLINYTDPVFNHEQTSACNLLLLIDAETFSLAITNQEKLLVWAQQCPLQELTQPNQLHALLTAPYHQVITGLCATGFTLIPEPLYDGHDVSAIARYLDVQPHETVLAQPLDHDNRVIFKTTENLMMAIARFDIQKALFAPSGWIQAIAGSNPSGYNLYININVNSFDLVYFRQGKVLLFNTYEITHEDELTYYTLFTVKQLKLDPGTLSVFLSGMTEMDEQYFSRLSTFFSRVILSPINVLNIPQLLPAHQLLSLTALSLCASLVDA; this comes from the coding sequence ATGAACGATACATTAATAAATTATACAGATCCAGTTTTTAATCATGAGCAAACCAGCGCCTGCAATCTGCTGCTGCTGATTGATGCAGAAACCTTTTCGCTGGCTATAACTAACCAGGAAAAGCTCTTGGTATGGGCTCAGCAATGCCCTTTACAGGAGTTAACACAACCCAACCAACTGCATGCCCTACTTACCGCACCTTACCACCAAGTTATTACCGGATTGTGCGCTACCGGTTTTACCTTAATACCCGAACCTTTGTATGATGGCCATGATGTAAGCGCCATTGCACGTTACTTGGATGTACAGCCCCATGAAACGGTACTGGCCCAACCACTTGACCATGATAACCGCGTTATCTTTAAAACTACGGAAAACCTGATGATGGCTATCGCCCGTTTTGATATTCAAAAGGCCCTTTTTGCCCCATCAGGATGGATTCAGGCTATTGCCGGCAGCAATCCTTCAGGCTATAATCTGTATATAAATATTAACGTAAATTCGTTCGATTTGGTGTATTTCAGGCAGGGAAAAGTATTGCTTTTTAACACGTATGAAATCACCCACGAAGATGAATTAACTTACTACACGCTCTTTACTGTTAAGCAGCTAAAACTGGATCCGGGCACTTTAAGTGTATTCCTGAGCGGGATGACTGAAATGGACGAGCAGTATTTCAGTCGCTTATCTACCTTCTTCAGCCGGGTGATATTGAGCCCAATTAACGTTTTAAACATACCACAACTGTTACCAGCCCATCAATTGCTATCACTTACTGCTTTAAGCTTATGCGCATCATTGGTGGACGCTTAA
- a CDS encoding PadR family transcriptional regulator produces the protein MNNSSLLKGTLQTIILKLLEDSGQMYGYEITQKVKELTQGAVVLTQGALYPALHKLEAEGLLQTYTEIVDNRVRKYYRLTQDGKKDVTIKLEEAQAFIQQLQALLNIKPALS, from the coding sequence ATGAATAACAGTTCATTGCTTAAAGGCACATTGCAAACTATTATTTTAAAGCTACTGGAAGATAGCGGACAAATGTATGGTTATGAAATTACGCAAAAGGTGAAAGAGCTAACCCAAGGCGCCGTGGTACTTACTCAAGGTGCCTTATATCCTGCCCTGCACAAGCTGGAAGCTGAAGGCCTATTACAAACTTATACAGAGATTGTAGATAATCGTGTGCGTAAATATTACCGCCTTACGCAAGATGGTAAGAAAGATGTAACTATTAAGCTTGAAGAAGCACAAGCATTTATTCAGCAGTTACAAGCCTTATTAAATATTAAACCTGCCTTATCATGA
- a CDS encoding ABC transporter permease encodes MIRNYLKTALRNLRKNKAFTLINILGLALGLATCLLIMFYVVDELSYDRYNSNANRIFRINTDIKFGGTTSALAITPPPLASALLNNFPEVEKACRLYHDYGVRIKKDNKSVQEEKVVYSDPGLFQVFTLPLIAGNAKTALSEPNTMVITRSTALRYFNHTQVVGQTLMVNDQTPYKITGVIQDIPEQSHFHFDFFLSLASRPENKSTNWLNYSCNTYVLLKPNTDYLALNSKLYAFIQKVILEKDANMDLDNLNKTGNYIKMNLIPLTSIHLQSNRQYELGVNSSMQYIYIFSAIALFVLLIACINFMNLATARSANRAREVGVRKVLGSSRSSLVVQFMAESVIVTLVATLLAAGTAWLMLPLFNQVSGKSLAVSWHVVAVLIPVLLFVVLLVGSLAGAYPAFFLSAFQPVQVLKGKLATGFKNSGFRSFLVVFQFAISIFLIIGTLVIYHQLQYIQNKNLGFNRSQVLVVKNVQILNQQAKTFKQEVKQLTGVENATLSGYIPTGSNRNPDEIFTTQVATPKSATITEIWPVDADYIPTMKMSMLQGRNFSKSLLTDSSGVIINEAAARRIGDRINALDKKLYYFSPVHNKEFRVIGIVKDFNFASLRDNVSPVIMALGDDYGALSVRLNTTNVQELVAKIEQQWKALSPNQHFDYSFMDADFDALYRSEQRMGKLFLAFTMLAIGIACLGLFGLAAYAAEQRIKEISIRKVLGADVSAIVLLLSRDFIKLVIIAILIAAPLAWLAMHQWLQGFAYRQHMSWWIFLLAGTGALLIAFGTVSSQSIKAAVANPVKSLRSE; translated from the coding sequence ATGATCAGAAATTACCTTAAAACAGCCTTACGTAACTTACGCAAAAACAAAGCTTTTACGCTGATTAACATTCTGGGCTTGGCTTTAGGTTTAGCTACTTGCTTGCTCATTATGTTTTACGTAGTGGATGAACTAAGTTATGATCGATATAACTCAAACGCCAATCGTATATTCAGGATCAATACCGATATTAAGTTTGGTGGTACTACTTCAGCATTAGCTATAACACCGCCACCTTTAGCAAGTGCTTTGCTAAACAACTTTCCGGAGGTAGAAAAAGCTTGCCGCTTATATCATGATTATGGCGTGCGCATCAAAAAAGATAACAAAAGTGTGCAGGAAGAAAAGGTGGTGTACAGTGATCCCGGCTTGTTTCAGGTATTTACTTTACCCCTAATAGCAGGTAATGCAAAAACAGCTTTATCCGAACCCAATACCATGGTGATTACCCGATCTACCGCATTACGCTACTTTAACCATACGCAAGTGGTAGGGCAAACACTGATGGTTAACGATCAGACACCTTACAAAATAACTGGCGTTATACAGGACATACCTGAACAATCACATTTTCATTTTGACTTCTTTTTATCGCTGGCTTCGCGCCCTGAGAACAAATCAACCAACTGGCTTAATTACAGTTGCAATACTTACGTGCTATTAAAGCCTAATACCGACTATTTGGCATTGAACTCTAAGTTATATGCTTTTATACAAAAAGTAATTCTGGAGAAAGATGCCAACATGGATTTAGATAATCTGAACAAAACGGGCAATTACATCAAAATGAATTTAATACCATTAACCAGCATCCATCTGCAATCTAACCGGCAGTACGAGCTGGGGGTAAACAGCAGCATGCAATACATTTACATATTTTCGGCCATTGCGCTGTTTGTATTGCTGATTGCCTGCATCAACTTCATGAATTTGGCTACGGCACGGTCAGCTAATCGGGCCCGCGAAGTAGGTGTACGTAAAGTATTAGGCTCTTCGCGCAGCAGTTTGGTTGTGCAGTTTATGGCTGAGTCGGTAATTGTAACCTTGGTGGCTACGTTATTAGCAGCAGGTACCGCTTGGTTAATGTTGCCATTGTTTAACCAGGTTTCGGGAAAAAGCTTAGCCGTATCATGGCATGTGGTAGCCGTGTTAATACCAGTACTGTTGTTTGTAGTTTTGCTGGTTGGCAGTTTAGCAGGTGCATACCCTGCTTTCTTTTTATCTGCATTCCAGCCAGTACAGGTACTGAAAGGGAAGTTAGCAACCGGATTCAAAAATAGTGGTTTTCGTAGCTTCTTGGTGGTTTTTCAGTTTGCTATTTCTATATTCTTAATTATAGGTACACTAGTCATTTATCATCAGCTTCAATACATTCAAAACAAAAATCTGGGCTTTAACCGTAGCCAAGTGTTAGTAGTTAAAAATGTACAGATACTCAATCAACAGGCTAAAACTTTTAAGCAGGAAGTAAAGCAGCTTACAGGGGTTGAAAATGCCACTTTAAGCGGCTATATACCTACAGGTAGCAACCGCAACCCTGATGAGATATTTACCACCCAGGTGGCCACACCGAAAAGTGCTACCATTACCGAAATATGGCCTGTTGATGCAGATTATATACCAACCATGAAGATGAGCATGTTACAAGGGCGAAACTTTTCCAAAAGCTTACTAACCGATTCTTCAGGAGTTATTATTAATGAAGCGGCAGCCCGCAGGATAGGAGACCGTATAAATGCACTTGATAAAAAGCTATACTACTTCTCGCCAGTACATAACAAGGAGTTCAGGGTAATTGGGATAGTTAAAGATTTTAATTTTGCTTCGTTGCGTGATAATGTAAGCCCTGTAATAATGGCCTTGGGTGATGATTATGGTGCTTTGAGCGTACGCCTTAACACCACGAACGTACAGGAGTTAGTTGCTAAAATTGAACAACAGTGGAAAGCATTATCACCTAACCAACATTTCGATTACTCGTTTATGGATGCTGATTTTGATGCCTTGTACCGGTCTGAACAGCGCATGGGTAAATTGTTTCTGGCATTTACAATGCTAGCTATTGGTATTGCCTGTTTAGGTTTGTTTGGCCTGGCTGCTTATGCAGCCGAACAGCGTATTAAAGAAATTAGCATCCGAAAAGTGTTAGGTGCAGATGTTAGTGCCATTGTTTTACTGCTATCACGTGATTTTATTAAGCTGGTGATTATTGCTATTTTGATTGCTGCACCATTAGCTTGGTTAGCTATGCACCAATGGTTGCAGGGCTTTGCTTACCGGCAACATATGTCTTGGTGGATATTCTTGTTGGCAGGAACGGGGGCTTTGTTAATTGCTTTTGGTACAGTTAGCTCACAATCAATTAAAGCAGCCGTAGCTAATCCGGTTAAAAGCTTGCGCAGTGAATAA
- a CDS encoding ATP-dependent DNA helicase — MPAQEQISKVFQHQATAQQLELFNQLHQFLQSNNGYECFLLKGYAGTGKTTVLSALVKALRAYGLKSVLLAPTGRAAKVITGYSGRKAFTIHKRIYRKKSAMNIDESFVLSANTSENTLFIVDESSMISDDLSGNNNETLLRDLVDYVYNFKNCKLMLVGDTAQLPPVGSVYSPALDAQILKDEFGLEIFSYELTEVLRQQKNSGILHNVTSVREIIRREEESIPQIVTKGYKDVYRMRGDRLEEGLNYAYHKYGHESSLVICRSNKNANLYNRQIRNRILMREEELTGGDQIMVVRNNYFWMQEHEEDSTGFIANGDIARIKKVRRFEDMYGFRFADVQLEFIDYAEDPVIECKVLLDALYSDAPALQPTDQKRFFLEVMKDYEHLSSRRAKLKELKLNPYYNALQIKFAYAVTCHKAQGGQWEAVFVDQGYLTDEMVNTDFLRWFYTACTRATTELFLVNFNDKFYQTPAED, encoded by the coding sequence ATGCCCGCTCAAGAACAGATTAGTAAAGTATTTCAGCATCAGGCTACAGCTCAACAATTGGAGCTATTTAATCAGTTACATCAGTTTTTGCAAAGCAACAACGGTTACGAATGCTTTTTATTGAAAGGCTACGCCGGTACGGGCAAAACTACCGTGCTGAGCGCGCTGGTAAAAGCGTTGCGGGCTTATGGTCTGAAATCAGTATTACTGGCACCTACCGGTAGGGCCGCTAAGGTAATTACTGGTTATTCGGGCCGTAAAGCTTTTACTATCCACAAGCGCATATACCGTAAAAAGTCGGCCATGAACATTGATGAATCCTTTGTGTTGTCGGCAAATACATCCGAAAATACCTTGTTTATTGTTGATGAATCATCCATGATATCGGATGATTTGAGCGGAAATAATAATGAAACTCTGCTGCGCGATTTGGTTGATTATGTTTATAACTTCAAAAATTGCAAGCTGATGCTGGTGGGAGATACAGCCCAGTTGCCGCCAGTAGGTTCAGTGTACAGTCCGGCGTTGGATGCTCAGATACTTAAAGATGAGTTCGGCTTGGAAATTTTTAGTTATGAACTCACTGAGGTATTGCGGCAGCAAAAAAACTCGGGCATACTGCATAATGTAACGTCGGTACGTGAAATTATCCGGCGTGAAGAAGAGAGCATTCCTCAAATTGTGACTAAGGGCTATAAGGATGTGTATCGTATGCGTGGCGATAGGCTGGAAGAAGGGCTGAACTACGCTTACCACAAGTATGGTCATGAAAGTTCGTTGGTGATATGCCGGTCAAACAAAAATGCTAACCTGTATAATCGGCAGATACGCAACCGTATTTTAATGCGGGAAGAGGAGCTGACCGGCGGCGACCAGATTATGGTGGTGCGTAACAATTACTTTTGGATGCAGGAGCATGAAGAAGATAGTACCGGGTTTATAGCTAATGGTGATATAGCGCGTATTAAGAAAGTACGGCGCTTTGAAGATATGTATGGCTTCAGGTTTGCCGATGTGCAACTGGAGTTTATTGATTATGCAGAAGATCCGGTGATTGAATGTAAAGTATTACTGGATGCTTTGTACTCAGATGCACCAGCATTGCAACCTACTGATCAGAAAAGGTTTTTTCTGGAGGTGATGAAAGATTATGAGCATTTATCAAGCCGGAGAGCCAAGCTTAAAGAACTGAAATTGAACCCTTATTACAATGCCCTACAAATTAAATTTGCCTATGCAGTGACTTGCCATAAAGCTCAAGGCGGCCAATGGGAAGCAGTATTTGTTGACCAGGGATATTTAACCGATGAAATGGTAAATACCGACTTTTTACGTTGGTTTTATACGGCTTGCACTCGTGCAACTACCGAATTGTTTTTGGTTAACTTTAACGATAAGTTCTATCAAACGCCGGCTGAAGATTAA
- a CDS encoding MBL fold metallo-hydrolase → MATLTLNASDSTDEKDYFEVAAGVWGTKIVFVNIYMIATDNNQWVLVDAGLKGFAGKIEKMAAELFGENNPPQAIILTHGHFDHIGALKQLLEVWTDVPVYAHPLELPYLTGLSAYPPPDPMVGGGLMSAMSILYPKKPIDLGNRVHALDENGSLPFLPDWHFIFTPGHAPGHISLFRGRDKLLIAGDAFVTTKQESAFSVAAQKKVVSGPPKYFTPDWIAAAASVKKLRDLHPAIAATGHGKPMYGQELTEGLNYLVSHFEKKWLSQAKAVMLKSQPKLTSTVFNTYHLSFLIRYWQHQ, encoded by the coding sequence ATGGCAACGCTAACTTTAAATGCATCGGATAGTACGGACGAAAAAGACTACTTTGAAGTAGCAGCAGGTGTATGGGGAACAAAAATTGTTTTTGTAAATATCTATATGATTGCTACAGACAATAACCAATGGGTGTTGGTAGATGCCGGCCTTAAAGGTTTTGCTGGCAAAATAGAAAAGATGGCGGCCGAGTTGTTTGGCGAAAACAATCCGCCACAGGCTATTATATTAACACACGGCCACTTCGACCATATTGGTGCCTTGAAGCAGTTGCTGGAGGTATGGACTGATGTGCCAGTATATGCTCATCCACTGGAACTTCCTTATTTAACCGGCTTATCGGCTTATCCACCGCCCGACCCTATGGTAGGTGGCGGTTTGATGAGTGCCATGTCTATCCTCTATCCTAAAAAGCCTATTGATTTAGGTAATAGGGTACATGCTTTAGATGAAAACGGTAGCTTACCTTTTCTGCCTGACTGGCATTTTATTTTTACACCTGGCCATGCACCAGGGCATATCTCCCTATTCAGAGGGCGGGATAAACTGTTAATTGCGGGCGATGCGTTTGTAACTACCAAGCAAGAGTCGGCCTTTTCTGTAGCTGCACAGAAAAAAGTAGTATCGGGTCCGCCTAAATATTTTACACCTGATTGGATTGCTGCTGCCGCTTCCGTTAAAAAGTTGCGTGATTTGCATCCGGCAATAGCAGCTACCGGGCATGGTAAACCTATGTATGGACAGGAACTTACTGAGGGGCTAAACTATCTGGTGAGCCATTTTGAGAAGAAGTGGCTAAGCCAAGCCAAGGCCGTTATGTTAAAGAGCCAGCCAAAACTAACAAGCACGGTGTTCAATACGTACCACCTGAGCTTTTTAATCCGGTACTGGCAGCATCAGTAG
- a CDS encoding glycoside hydrolase family 16 protein has protein sequence MKTYCLLLLSSLFAFSALAQKKVTKTDTLLFEDFNERNLNRNRWNVEVTGHTVNNEQQAYVDSATTLYLVRGKAAEGAKNGALVIKALYHPGYTSKEQHKYDFLSGRINTQAKFEFTYGTASARMKMATGAGMWPAFWALGEGKWPDCGEIDMMETVGDSSWVSHALHGPGYFGDTPIAYRAHFPAGTDVTQWHVYSVDWTPDSLIFKVDGKVTYTVTRTMVKKYGRWAYDNPKFIILNFALGGGYPNGVNKVTTPYFGLSQTSVNRIKAGQAKVLVDWVLITRAKQ, from the coding sequence ATGAAAACCTATTGTTTACTGCTGTTAAGTAGCCTTTTTGCATTCTCCGCATTAGCACAAAAGAAGGTTACTAAAACCGACACCCTGTTATTTGAAGATTTTAATGAAAGAAATCTCAACCGTAATCGCTGGAATGTAGAAGTTACGGGCCATACCGTAAACAATGAGCAGCAGGCTTATGTTGATTCGGCTACTACCCTTTACCTGGTACGTGGTAAAGCTGCCGAAGGTGCTAAAAATGGAGCCTTAGTTATTAAAGCACTTTATCATCCGGGATACACGAGCAAGGAACAACATAAATATGATTTTTTATCTGGCCGCATTAATACACAGGCCAAGTTTGAGTTTACTTATGGTACAGCCTCAGCACGCATGAAAATGGCTACAGGTGCCGGTATGTGGCCAGCCTTTTGGGCCTTAGGAGAAGGTAAATGGCCCGATTGCGGTGAGATCGATATGATGGAAACCGTAGGTGATTCATCATGGGTGAGCCATGCATTGCATGGACCAGGCTATTTTGGTGATACGCCTATTGCCTATCGCGCACACTTTCCGGCAGGTACTGATGTAACCCAATGGCACGTGTACTCGGTTGATTGGACACCCGATAGCCTTATCTTTAAAGTAGATGGTAAAGTAACTTATACGGTAACCCGCACTATGGTTAAAAAATATGGCCGTTGGGCGTATGACAATCCAAAATTTATTATTCTGAACTTTGCTTTAGGTGGCGGTTACCCTAACGGAGTTAATAAAGTAACTACACCATACTTTGGTTTGTCACAAACCAGCGTTAACCGCATTAAAGCCGGCCAAGCCAAAGTTTTAGTTGATTGGGTTTTAATAACCAGAGCTAAGCAATAA
- a CDS encoding HPP family protein — MRNRYNLKTEVSLALLPTLTMAGVLFLLEAYSKQHLLFASLASSAFLIYIDPQHPTNSIYTLVMAQVSAALIGAGVLKLVGPGYTSAILAMVLAIVFMVLVGVMHPPAVSTALTFAFSTGKTLPLFMIALGLLVILVVLQKVSVWLINRNVPANPISKL, encoded by the coding sequence ATGCGCAACCGGTACAATTTAAAAACTGAAGTTTCATTGGCACTACTGCCTACCCTAACCATGGCTGGCGTACTGTTCTTATTAGAAGCTTATAGCAAGCAACATCTGCTTTTTGCTTCGCTGGCTTCCAGTGCTTTTTTAATTTATATCGACCCGCAGCATCCTACCAATAGCATTTATACGCTGGTAATGGCGCAAGTTTCAGCTGCCCTTATTGGGGCTGGCGTTTTAAAACTTGTAGGGCCAGGTTATACATCAGCCATACTGGCTATGGTACTTGCCATTGTATTTATGGTGCTTGTTGGTGTAATGCATCCGCCAGCTGTATCTACAGCCTTAACATTTGCTTTTTCTACTGGTAAAACCCTCCCCTTGTTCATGATTGCCTTGGGCCTGCTGGTTATATTGGTAGTTTTACAAAAAGTATCTGTATGGTTGATTAACAGAAATGTACCAGCCAATCCAATTAGTAAGTTATAA
- the rsmD gene encoding 16S rRNA (guanine(966)-N(2))-methyltransferase RsmD has protein sequence MRIIGGRLKGLRLNPPKNLPVRPTTDLAKEALFNILQNQIELEGLKVLDLFSGTGNLALEFASRYAENVTAIDRSIHCINYLKDTARQHGLNQITTFKADVFKYLELESETYNLIFADPPYDLNRIPELPKVIFHKNLLLPGGLLIVEHQSMQNLSNHPNFTEQRRYGHSSFSFFEMPENQ, from the coding sequence ATGCGCATCATTGGTGGACGCTTAAAAGGGCTGCGGCTTAACCCGCCTAAAAATTTGCCGGTAAGGCCTACTACCGATTTAGCCAAGGAAGCCTTGTTTAACATCCTGCAAAACCAAATTGAATTGGAGGGGCTTAAAGTGCTTGATTTATTTAGCGGTACCGGCAACCTGGCACTGGAGTTTGCTTCACGCTATGCAGAAAACGTTACTGCAATTGACCGTAGCATTCATTGCATCAATTACCTGAAAGATACTGCCCGCCAGCATGGCTTAAATCAAATTACTACGTTTAAGGCTGATGTGTTCAAATACCTGGAACTGGAAAGCGAAACCTACAACCTGATATTTGCCGACCCACCTTACGATTTGAACCGCATACCTGAACTGCCTAAGGTAATATTCCATAAAAACTTGCTGCTGCCCGGCGGTTTGCTGATTGTGGAACATCAATCGATGCAAAATTTGAGCAACCATCCTAACTTTACTGAGCAACGCCGGTATGGGCATTCTTCATTCTCATTTTTTGAGATGCCGGAAAACCAATAG
- a CDS encoding DUF1622 domain-containing protein, with the protein MNPTPGVENLIMNLVQWLRLGVEITGACTIGIGSAISLFRFAKALMVGKETDFNAIRLTLARYLALALEFQLGADILSTAVAPSWQEIGKLGAIAVIRTGLNFFLSREMQEEKKVSEGESQVETKAANIS; encoded by the coding sequence ATGAATCCGACTCCGGGAGTAGAAAACCTGATTATGAACCTGGTGCAATGGTTGCGGCTGGGTGTTGAAATTACCGGCGCCTGTACTATCGGTATTGGTTCAGCTATTTCTTTGTTCCGTTTTGCCAAAGCTTTAATGGTAGGTAAAGAAACTGACTTCAATGCCATCCGGCTCACACTAGCCCGCTACCTGGCCTTAGCACTTGAGTTTCAATTAGGCGCAGATATTCTTTCCACGGCTGTTGCACCTAGCTGGCAGGAAATAGGAAAGTTAGGTGCTATTGCAGTTATTCGAACAGGGTTAAACTTTTTCTTATCTAGAGAAATGCAGGAAGAAAAGAAAGTTTCTGAAGGCGAATCGCAAGTGGAAACTAAAGCAGCCAATATAAGCTAA